A genomic window from Prunus persica cultivar Lovell chromosome G2, Prunus_persica_NCBIv2, whole genome shotgun sequence includes:
- the LOC18785528 gene encoding synaptotagmin-3 isoform X2, with the protein MWPYLDKAICSTIRSIAQPIFKEYIGKFHIEAIEFDKLSLGTMPPIIYGLKVYETNENELVMEPAFRWAGNPNIVLVLKLLSLRIMIQLVDLQVFAAPRVTLKPLVPTFPCFASIVVSLLEKPHVDFGIKILGGDIMSIPGLYRFVQENIKKQVASLYLWPQTLEIPVLDASVVAKKPVGILHVKVVRAMKLLKMDILGSSDPYVKLSLTEDRLPAKKTTVKMKKLNPEWNEKFKLLVKDPETQALELQLYDWDKVGRHDKLGMQLVPLKVLTPGLTKELVLDLVKNTNINDPQNKKRRGQIVVELAFVPFKSESSKLNGNEYGRSESGISRSSDSSESLGGAGLLSVLIQGAEDVEGQHHNNPFALLCFRGEEKKTKMVKKSRDPLWNEDFQFMLDEPPLQDKIYIEVMSKSRAIFRAKESLGYVEINLADVVHNGRINQKYHLIDSHNGRIHIELSWTKA; encoded by the exons ATGTGGCCATACCTTGACAAG GCAATTTGTAGTACAATAAGAAGCATAGCACAACCTATCTTCAAAGAGTACATAGGGAAGTTTCACATTGAGGCAATTGAGTTTGACAAGTTAAGTCTTGGAACTATGCCGCCCATAATATATG GTCTAAAAGTTTATGAGACTAATGAGAACGAATTAGTTATGGAACCGGCATTTAGATGGGCTGGTAATCCCAACATAGTTTTGGTGTTAAAGTTGTTGTCTCTGAGAATTATGATTCAG TTAGTGGATTTGCAAGTATTTGCAGCGCCACGGGTAACTTTAAAGCCTCTCGTGCCGACTTTTCCATGTTTTGCAAGCATTGTGGTGTCTTTATTGGAGAAG CCACATGTAGATTTTGGAATCAAAATATTGGGAGGGGATATCATGTCCATACCAGGCCTCTATCGGTTTGTTCAG GAGAACATCAAAAAACAAGTCGCAAGCCTCTATCTCTGGCCTCAAACACTTGAAATACCTGTTCTTGATGCTTCAGT AGTGGCCAAGAAGCCTGTAGGTATACTTCATGTCAAAGTTGTTCGAGCAATGAAACTTTTGAAGATGGACATTTTGGGAAGTTCTGATCCTTACGTCAAACTAAGCCTTACTGAAGATAGGTTGCCAGCAAAGAAAACCACAGTCAAGATGAAGAAGTTGAATCCAGAATGGAATGAGAAGTTCAAGCTTCTTGTGAAGGATCCTGAAACTCAAGCCCTCGAGTTACAACTTTATGACTGGGACAAG GTTGGCAGACATGACAAATTGGGAATGCAGTTGGTTCCTTTAAAAGTGCTAACACCCGGTTTGACAAAGGAACTTGTGCTGGATTTGGtcaagaacacaaatatcAATGATCCTCAAAACAAGAAGCGTAGGGGACAAATTGTGGTGGAGCTTGCTTTCGTTCCTTTCAAATCAGAAAGCAGTAAGCTTAATGGTAATGAATATGGGAGAAGTGAAAGTGGAATTAGTAGGTCCTCAGACAGTTCCGAGTCCCTCGGTGGAGCAGGTTTACTATCTGTTCTGATCCAGGGAGCTGAGGATGTAGAAGGGCAGCATCACAACAATccttttgctttgctttgcttcagaggtgaagaaaagaaaactaag ATGGTGAAAAAAAGTCGTGATCCACTTTGGAATGAAGATTTCCAATTTATGCTTGATGAGCCTCCTTTACAAGACAAGATTTATATTGAGGTCATGAGCAAAAGCAGAGCCATTTTCCGAGCGAAG GAATCGTTGGGGTACGTAGAAATCAATCTCGCCGATGTTGTACACAATGGACGCATCAACCAAAAGTACCATTTGATTGACTCACACAACGGAAGGATACACATAGAGCTAAGTTGGACAAAGGCTTGA
- the LOC18787169 gene encoding synaptotagmin-3, with product MGFLSSLLGIFGFGIGIPLGLLVGFFLFIYSKPKEVEDPVSRPLYELDELSLQDLLPEIPLWVKNPNYHSVDWLNKFISDLWPYLDKEIGGMIRSVAQPIFSEYIGKFQIESIEFEKINLGTLPPIFYGLQVYETNEKELILEPSIKWAGNPNIILVVKVLSVPITIQLVDLQVFLAPRIALKPLVPAFPCFANIVVSLMEKPHVDFGMKILGGDIMSIPGLYHFVQETIKKQVASLYLWPQTLEIPVLDISTVAVKKPVGILHVNVVRATKLLRKDILGSSDPYVKLSLTGDGLPAKKTTIKMKNLNPEWNEKFKLIVKDPKSQVLQLQVYDWDKVGGHDRIGMQLVPLKQLTPHEMKEFKLDLLKDTNITDSHSKKQRGQLVVELTFVPFKEDTSKYSGKFSGPIEAYRRHESEIDMSMSSDEGTLGGSGVLSVMIQGAEDVEGKCHNNPYALLLFRGEKKKTHMLRKTRDPRWNEEFQFMLDEPPLDQKVHIEVLSKRTGLSFRLKESLGHVEINLRDVVHNGRINQKYHLINSKNGMIHVEISWKMI from the exons ATGGGGTTTCTGAGCAGTTTACTGGGAATCTTTGGCTTTGGAATTGGAATCCCTCTTGGACTCTTGGTggggtttttcctttttatttattcgaAGCCCAAAGAAGTTGAG GATCCGGTAAGCAGGCCACTTTATGAGTTAGATGAACTTTCCTTGCAAGATCTTCTTCCAGAAATTCCATTGTGGGTGAAGAACCCTAATTATCATAGC GTAGACTGGTTGAATAAATTTATCTCAGATTTATGGCCTTACCTTGATAAG GAAATTGGAGGTATGATAAGGAGTGTGGCTCAACCTATATTTTCAGAGTACATTGGGAAGTTTCAGATTGAATCAATTGAGtttgagaaaataaatctGGGAACTCttcctcctattttttatG GTCTTCAAGTCTATGAGACTAATGAGAAGGAATTAATCCTAGAACCATCAATTAAATGGGCTGGCAATCCCAACATAATTTTGGTGGTAAAAGTTCTGTCTGTACCTATTACAATTCAG TTAGTAGATCTACAAGTATTTTTAGCACCAAGGATAGCTTTGAAACCTCTTGTGCCTGCCTTTCCATGTTTTGCAAACATTGTGGTGTCTTTGATGGAGAAG CCTCATGTTGATTTTGGAATGAAAATATTGGGAGGTGACATCATGTCTATACCCGGCCTCTATCATTTTGTTCAG GAGACTATTAAGAAGCAAGTTGCAAGCCTCTATCTCTGGCCCCAAACTCTTGAAATACCTGTTCTTGACATTTCGAC AGTGGCCGTAAAGAAGCCGGTGGGAATATTACATGTGAATGTTGTTCGCGCAACTAAACTCTTGAGGAAGGATATCTTAGGATCATCTGATCCTTATGTCAAGCTCAGCCTGACTGGAGATGGGCTACCAGCAAAGAAAACGACTATCAAGATGAAAAACTTGAACCCTGAGTGGAATGAGAAGTTTAAGCTTATTGTAAAGGATCCCAAGTCCCAAGTTCTTCAGTTACAAGTCTATGACTGGGACAAG GTTGGGGGGCATGATAGGATAGGAATGCAGCTAGTTCCTCTCAAACAGCTAACACCCCATGAGATGAAGGAATTTAAGCTCGATTTGCTCAAGGACACAAATATTACTGATTCTCATAGCAAGAAGCAAAGAGGGCAGCTTGTGGTTGAGCTAACTTTTGTGCCTTTCAAAGAAGACACAAGCAAATATAGTGGAAAATTCAGTGGACCTATTGAAGCTTATAGGAGACACGAAAGCGAAATTGATATGTCAATGTCATCAGATGAGGGTACCCTAGGTGGATCAGGTGTACTATCAGTTATGATCCAAGGAGCCGAGGATGTCGAGGGGAAGTGTCACAATAATCCTTATGCTCTCCTCCTCTTTagaggagaaaagaagaaaacgcAT ATGCTTAGGAAAACTCGTGATCCGCGCTGGAACGAGGAATTTCAGTTCATGCTGGATGAGCCTCCTTTGGACCAGAAAGTTCACATTGAGGTTCTGAGCAAGAGGACAGGCCTTAGTTTCCGGTTGAAG GAATCGTTGGGACATGTGGAAATTAATCTTAGAGACGTTGTGCACAACGGCCGGATCAACCAGAAATACCACCTAATCAATTCAAAGAATGGGATGATACATGTTGAGATTAGCTGGAAGATGATTTGA
- the LOC18785528 gene encoding synaptotagmin-3 isoform X1: MGLFSTLLGIFGFGIGSLLGLLVGFFLFIYSEPEEVKDPVVRPLHELDSCTLQGLLPEIPMWVKFSDYDRVDWLNKFLFDMWPYLDKAICSTIRSIAQPIFKEYIGKFHIEAIEFDKLSLGTMPPIIYGLKVYETNENELVMEPAFRWAGNPNIVLVLKLLSLRIMIQLVDLQVFAAPRVTLKPLVPTFPCFASIVVSLLEKPHVDFGIKILGGDIMSIPGLYRFVQENIKKQVASLYLWPQTLEIPVLDASVVAKKPVGILHVKVVRAMKLLKMDILGSSDPYVKLSLTEDRLPAKKTTVKMKKLNPEWNEKFKLLVKDPETQALELQLYDWDKVGRHDKLGMQLVPLKVLTPGLTKELVLDLVKNTNINDPQNKKRRGQIVVELAFVPFKSESSKLNGNEYGRSESGISRSSDSSESLGGAGLLSVLIQGAEDVEGQHHNNPFALLCFRGEEKKTKMVKKSRDPLWNEDFQFMLDEPPLQDKIYIEVMSKSRAIFRAKESLGYVEINLADVVHNGRINQKYHLIDSHNGRIHIELSWTKA; encoded by the exons ATGGGACTTTTCAGCACTCTCTTGgggatttttggttttggcatTGGAAGTCTTCTTGGACTCTTGGTGggtttcttccttttcatctATTCAGAGCCTGAGGAAGTGAAG GATCCAGTCGTCAGGCCACTGCATGAATTAGATTCATGTACTTTGCAAGGTCTTCTACCTGAAATTCCAATGTGGGTAAAATTCAGCGACTATGATCGA GTAGACTGGCTAAACAAGTTTCTCTTTGATATGTGGCCATACCTTGACAAG GCAATTTGTAGTACAATAAGAAGCATAGCACAACCTATCTTCAAAGAGTACATAGGGAAGTTTCACATTGAGGCAATTGAGTTTGACAAGTTAAGTCTTGGAACTATGCCGCCCATAATATATG GTCTAAAAGTTTATGAGACTAATGAGAACGAATTAGTTATGGAACCGGCATTTAGATGGGCTGGTAATCCCAACATAGTTTTGGTGTTAAAGTTGTTGTCTCTGAGAATTATGATTCAG TTAGTGGATTTGCAAGTATTTGCAGCGCCACGGGTAACTTTAAAGCCTCTCGTGCCGACTTTTCCATGTTTTGCAAGCATTGTGGTGTCTTTATTGGAGAAG CCACATGTAGATTTTGGAATCAAAATATTGGGAGGGGATATCATGTCCATACCAGGCCTCTATCGGTTTGTTCAG GAGAACATCAAAAAACAAGTCGCAAGCCTCTATCTCTGGCCTCAAACACTTGAAATACCTGTTCTTGATGCTTCAGT AGTGGCCAAGAAGCCTGTAGGTATACTTCATGTCAAAGTTGTTCGAGCAATGAAACTTTTGAAGATGGACATTTTGGGAAGTTCTGATCCTTACGTCAAACTAAGCCTTACTGAAGATAGGTTGCCAGCAAAGAAAACCACAGTCAAGATGAAGAAGTTGAATCCAGAATGGAATGAGAAGTTCAAGCTTCTTGTGAAGGATCCTGAAACTCAAGCCCTCGAGTTACAACTTTATGACTGGGACAAG GTTGGCAGACATGACAAATTGGGAATGCAGTTGGTTCCTTTAAAAGTGCTAACACCCGGTTTGACAAAGGAACTTGTGCTGGATTTGGtcaagaacacaaatatcAATGATCCTCAAAACAAGAAGCGTAGGGGACAAATTGTGGTGGAGCTTGCTTTCGTTCCTTTCAAATCAGAAAGCAGTAAGCTTAATGGTAATGAATATGGGAGAAGTGAAAGTGGAATTAGTAGGTCCTCAGACAGTTCCGAGTCCCTCGGTGGAGCAGGTTTACTATCTGTTCTGATCCAGGGAGCTGAGGATGTAGAAGGGCAGCATCACAACAATccttttgctttgctttgcttcagaggtgaagaaaagaaaactaag ATGGTGAAAAAAAGTCGTGATCCACTTTGGAATGAAGATTTCCAATTTATGCTTGATGAGCCTCCTTTACAAGACAAGATTTATATTGAGGTCATGAGCAAAAGCAGAGCCATTTTCCGAGCGAAG GAATCGTTGGGGTACGTAGAAATCAATCTCGCCGATGTTGTACACAATGGACGCATCAACCAAAAGTACCATTTGATTGACTCACACAACGGAAGGATACACATAGAGCTAAGTTGGACAAAGGCTTGA